GGCTTCGGCATCGTCAGGAGCAAGATTAATCGCTTGATTGTAATCAGCGATCGCCCTTTGCTTGTCTCCAGCATCAAAGTAAGCTAGTCCCCGGCTCTTATAGGCGGTCGCATAATTTGGATCGACATCAATCACTTTAGTATAAGTAGCGATCGCTCCTTGCAAATCACCTTGAAAGTGCTGATTCTTCCCCTGAACATAGAGATTACCTGCTGGGGATGTTTGCGCTATCCGACTGCTAGGAGGACTAACACCTATTTCTGTTACCAAGACATCTTGGTTTTGACTACAAGAAAAGCTGGTAATTGCACTCAATGCGGTAACTACAGCTATCGTCAATCTTCTTTTAACTTTCTCCTGCTCTTGCTCAAATATCCGCAGTTTCATAAGTTACCCTAAACCGTCATTACACCTGGATTACAATTAGCACTAAATTTAGTTCATGCACTAACACAAAATTGGTTTTAACTCCATTATTTTGTGATTTTACGCCTAATTTGTTTATTTCTTTGTTTGTTTCAATTCTTACGCCTCTTATCACTTTTTTAGGCTATAAGAGTTTATTAACCACAGATGAACACAGATGACTTTGTACTTCACTACTTCCGGAAAGTCTATACCTCCTATCTCTTAATTTCAATTATATTTGCCAGTTCTTAATTCAGTATTCTACATAGGTATGTTTTACCTGGATAATTTCTATGTTTGTTATGTGAATTATATTTTAGGCAACTATATGGGATTTTTATGTTTTTCCTTATACTTTATGCACAATTCGCTTGAGAAATCAAAATTTAATATTATTTAAACTTCCTGCTCAACATTCACTCAATCTAAATAGTCAATTTGACTATTTCGCAGCTTCACTCCTGCGTATCTTCATTTTCTTGATTCTTGGTAGACAGTCGCCAAGATGTCGTTGTGTCAATATCTACAGCTAATTTCTCCAAATTATCACCTAAATCTTTTTGCATTTTCTGAGTCAATGTAATGGGGAAATCTAAACTCACATCTTGGTTTTGTAGCAGTTTAACTAATTCTGTCAATGGCACTTTTACAGTTTGACGCTCATAACTAATTAACTTACAAACAGAAGTTTCCATGACATTTTGAGCCTGCATCGCTTTTTTAAAGCGTTCTTGTAAATGCTCAAATTCTGACTTTAATAACTGCCAATTTTCTGACAATTCTGAATATCTGGCATCCAGAGCGGTTAAATCTTCTGTTTTGGGGTCTGGGTTACTTGCTACTTGTAATTCTAATAACTGCAAATGTACTTGAGCCAGATAAATACAATCTAAATAAGCATATTCTATCTGCCCTTCAGTTAAAGGTCTTCTCCCCCAATCACTACTTTGTTCCTGTTTATCAATATAATTAAATCTGCACAGTGCAGTAGCTAAAGTTTTCAGTTGATAATTAGGTAATGGTAAAATATAGTAGGGTATTTTCTGAGCTATTTCTAAAGTACAAGTGATATTTTTCGCTCTCTTCTTACCCAGAAACTTTAAATCATAATTGGCATTGTGAAATACCTTCTCAATCTCAGGATTAATCATGATTTGCTCAATAAACTCACCCACCACATCAGGCTGATTCAGCACATCTAAAAGGTTGACGCGATCGCCACTCATATCTGTAGGATCATCTAATACCTGAATCAGTGACAGTCGAGGATTACGAGATTTATAATCAGCCACTTCTGTATCAATCCACAAAGTCTTGGCATTGGTATATTCAGCGACTTTGGCACGAATATTACTAGCAGAATTTAAGTATGGCATGAGCGAATATTTCCTGATAGTTGAGTAAGATAAAGTTAATCACGGTTTTCCAAATTAACATTTTGCATATCCACGCTGATACCTTGAGCGGTTGATATACGCATGAAAACAGATTATCTCATCTTAGGTAGTGGCTTGTCAGCATTGGTATTTGGCTCACTGATGGCAAAATCTGGCCATAAAGTTCAAATATTGGAAGCGCATGAACATCCGGGGGGATTTGGCCACACCTTCACGATGGCAAAAAAATATAAATTCAACGCCCAATTACATTATGTTTGGGATTGTGGCGAAGGACATACAGTGAATCGTGTCTTGAAAAAACTCAACTTGGATCAAGATGTCACCTTTACTCGATATGATCCTAACGGTTTTGATCATATGAGAATGCCTGGTTACTCATTAAATATTCCCTCCGAACCCGCAGAGTTAATTCGGCGACTATCTGAACTTTTTCCCCAAAATGCTGAACAAATACGTAAATTTGTCTGGGAAGTGCAAAAAACCAGTCAAGGAATCAAGAAATTATCACCGCCAATGATTCCGGCGGAAATATTCGCACATTTCGGTGAAGTATCCAGTGCTGTAATGTATCTCAACAGTACGCTGCAAGATGTGTTCGACAAATTCAAATTACCGCCAGCAGCGCAAACCCTCTTAGCATTGCAATGGCCTGATTTTTTATTACCTCCAAATCAAGTTTCTTTTTACGCTTGGGTAATTTTATTTACCGGATATCAACAAGGCGCATTCTACCCCGAACAGCACTTTGATCATGTCATCAATTCATTAGTCAAGGTAATTGAAGATAACGGCGGCGAAATTCTGCTAAATCAGGAAGTAACTGATTTTCAAGTTATTAACAAAACTGTCACTAAAGTTAAGGCGATTAATAGAATCACCCATCAAAGCCGTGAATTCACTGGCGAAAACATTATCTGTAATATAGATCCTCAAAAAGCTGCCCAGATGATTGGAGTAGAAAAGTTTTCCAGAAAAGTCCGCCAGAAGCTTAATTATGAATATTCCCCTTCAAATTTCATGGCTTACTGCGTTGTCAAAGATATTGATTTGCGTGACTACGGATTTGGAAAATGGAATGTCTTTCATACCAGTCATCAAGACTTGAATGAAGCATTTTATCAGATGTATGAAAAAAATGATTTTTCTCAGCCTAGTTTTGCCATTACTACACCTTCTTTAATGACAGAGCAGCCAGACAGTCCAGAAGGATGCCAAATCATCGAGTTTTTGACAGTTGCTAATTATGATTATTTTAAACAGCTTAAAGATACCGATGTCAAGGCTTATAGACAGAAAAAAGCCGAAATTTTAGATGCCATTTTAGATGTTGTCGAAAAGCATTATATTCCGAATATTAGAAATCATCTTGACTTTAAAATCACTGGAAGTCCTACCACTAATGAAAGATATTGTTGGTGTCCTAAAGGAAATTCCTATGGTTCAAATCTCACACCTGGCAATATGGGTATTGGTAGACTCAATTACCAAACATCTTTAAAAAATCTCTACTTTTGTAACGCCTCATCTGGCTATCCAGGATTTGCGCCAACATTTTGGACGGGAGCAAGTTTATATCAAAAATTATCAGGTGATGTAATTTTACCAAAAGGCTAACAGTCAGATTAAAGATAGATCCCCGACTTCTTGGAGAAGTCGGGGATCTGAGCCTCGTCATTTTTTAAAATCATCCCATTAGTTTAGTAATGAGATATGAAAATAGCAATTATTGGAGGCGGAGCTAGCGGTATGGTGACAGCATACCTGCTCAATAAAAATGGTCATGAAGTCACAGTTTTAGAAAAACAACCGATTTTAGGTGGACATATTCGGACATTAAATAAAAACGTTCAACCCAATCAATTAAACTGTGATCAGACTTTAGAATGTGGTGTACTGGAATTTCCTCTTGTATTTCACAACTTTATCAAACTAATGCAAGAGTTAGAAGTAGAGTTAGAAGCCGTTGATATTGGTTCAGCCTTATTTTTGCAAGATGGTCGCCGTTTCCTGTCAGCATTGCTCATCCGCAAAAATTGCACAGGAATACAAAGTTTAATTGAATTGTTTAAACTCAATACTCTTTATGCGGGGGCTGCTAAGTTATGGAGAAAAACCCATTTTATCCCCAAAGAAAATCTTTTTAATCAGCCAATTTCGCAATATTTGCCCAATCAGTGTATCCGAAATGATTGGCTAAAACTATTAGCAATGTACAGCTATTCTATGCCCTTTGAGTTAATTGATAATTGTCCGGTAGAATTGGTAATTCCTACACTGCGAGACTATATATTTGTCAAGTGGGTGAGGATAAAAGGCGGAGTGTATTCCTATATTGAAAAAATCTTAGCACGCTTTCAGGGAAATATTTGGCTCAACGTAAAAGTTTCAGGAATTAGCAGACAAAATAATGCAGTTCAAATTAATTTATCTGATGGGGTGACGCATCTTTTCGACAAAGTAGTTTTAGCAACCCCACCTGATCAGGTAATGCAATTATTATCAGACCCCACAAATGCAGAAATTAAAAGATTTTCAGCCTGGCAAAAAAACCAAGCCAAAACAGTTATACATACCGACACTTCAATATATAATAGACAGGGCATCAAACAACCAGGGGAATTTGATTTTTTCCAAACAGAACAAGGATGGGGATATAACGCTTACCTCAACCAGTTGTGCGGAATAACATCACCTCCTGAATACAACTTAGCCTTTAACCTAGATAATCTCATCGCCGAAGATAAAATTCTGCACATACAGTCACACCACACCCCCCTATACACAGTAGAATCATTCAAATACAGAAACGAAATTATCAGCAACAACGGTGAAAACAACACCTACCATGCGGGAGCGTACCTTGCAGACGGATTACATGAAGGAGCCATCATATCTGCAATACGAGTTGCTCAATTAATTCGTAATTCGTAATTCGTAATTCGTAATTAAAGATTCCAACTCTTACTCTCTGCGCCTCTGCGTCTCTGCGTGAGGCAAATTACTTTAACACTCACCCATTCGGCAGATTATTATTTGAGGTACTAACAAGTAATATATAGCCATCCTATTTGATTTATGAATTTATCGAACCGCCAAGTCGCCTTCGCGTAGCGTCTCCCCTTCTCCCAAAGGGAGAGGCTAGCGCCAAGGGAGAAGGTCGCCAAGTGAAGAAGTAAAGAGATTCAGAAATGATTTAGGACTACGATAGTTACCAAGGTGTGGTGCAAGGGGACGCGGTTTATTAGAGGTTTTTAATGAACAGTCCTTCCTTTGTTAGTGCTTCTAGCCTCACGTTAGAACAGCAAACTGATTACAGTAGTGTCAAAACTCTACCCGAAATTTGGTCAATAGCAGCTCAACGCTTTAGTAATGTTGTAGCCGTACACGACCCCCACGCCAAGCCAGATGTAAGTATGACTTACATTGAGTTGTGGGAGCAAATTCAACAGTTTGCGGCTGGTTTACAGTCCTTGGGTGTATCACTAAGGGCAAAGGTTGGTTTATTTTCGGAAAATAATCTGCGTTGGTTAATTGCTGACCAAGGTATTATGGTAGCTGGCGCTGTGGATGCTGTGCGTAGTTCTCAAGCCTCTCAAGATGAACTAATATATATTCTCCGTAATAGTGAAGCTACTGCTTTGGTAGTAGAAAATCAAGCTACTCTGAATAAGCTAGTTGAGCAGATACATGATTTGCCAATTAAATTAGCCATTGTACTTTCAGATGAGGAAGTGGAGACACATCCGGGGTTGAAGGTGTTAAATTTTTCCCAGATTATGGAAATTGGGAGTAATCAAACTTTTTCACCAGTTGAGCAAACCCGCGAGAGTTTAGCAACTTTGGTTTACACTTCTGGAACTACTGGTCAGCCGAAAGCAACGATGCTCAGTCACGGAAATTTGTTGCATCAAGTTAGTAGTTTAGCAGTAGTTGTGCAGTTAGAAGCAGGCGATCGCGTCTTAAGTATTCTTCCTACTTGGCATATTTATGAACGGGTGATTGAATATTTTGCTTTTTCCCAAGGTTGCACTCTGATTTATACAAATCTGCGTCATTTTAAGCAGGATCTCAAAGTCCAAAAACCGCAGTATTTTGTTTCTGTACCTCGGTTATTAGAATCTATTCATGATGAGGTACACAAACAGTTTCGCCAAGAATCTGCCCAAAAACGGCGTTTAATTAATTATATGCTGGCCATGAGCGATCGCTATATTCGAGCTAGGCGAATTGTGCATAGATTAAGTTTAGAACAACAAAACCCTTCTATGTGGCAACGCCAAAGAGCTAGAACCCAAACAGCCATACTTTGGCCTATCCATGCACTGGCTGATAGATTAATTTACAAAAAAGTTCGTGAACAAATAGGTGCAGAATTAAAACAGACTATTTGTGGTGGTGGAAGTCTCAGCCCCAGCTTAGAAACATTCTATGAAATTATTGGTATAGAAGTGCTGGTAGGCTATGGATTAACGGAAACAGCCGCAGCTTTGACAACCAGGCGACCTGAACATAATTTGCGGGGGTCAGCCGGTATACCAATTCCGGGAACGGAAATTTGGATTGTTGACCCAAAAACGCGCAAAACTCTACCCCAAGGAGAAAAAGGTTTAGTTTTAGCACGGGGACCTCAGATTATGCAGGGTTACTATCACAACCCAGAAGCCACAAACAAGGCCATTAATCCCAAAGGCTGGTTTAATACGGAAGATTTAGGTTTTCTGACCGCACAGCAGGATTTAGTGTTGACAGGGCGAGAAAAAGATACGATTGTTTTAAGTAATGGAGAGAATGTAGAGCCAGAACCGATTGAAAATGCGTGTCTGCGTAGTGATTATATAGATCAAATTGTCGTAGTTGGTCAAGACAGGCGATCGCTTGGAGCCTTAATT
The window above is part of the Nodularia spumigena CCY9414 genome. Proteins encoded here:
- a CDS encoding 3'-5' exonuclease; amino-acid sequence: MPYLNSASNIRAKVAEYTNAKTLWIDTEVADYKSRNPRLSLIQVLDDPTDMSGDRVNLLDVLNQPDVVGEFIEQIMINPEIEKVFHNANYDLKFLGKKRAKNITCTLEIAQKIPYYILPLPNYQLKTLATALCRFNYIDKQEQSSDWGRRPLTEGQIEYAYLDCIYLAQVHLQLLELQVASNPDPKTEDLTALDARYSELSENWQLLKSEFEHLQERFKKAMQAQNVMETSVCKLISYERQTVKVPLTELVKLLQNQDVSLDFPITLTQKMQKDLGDNLEKLAVDIDTTTSWRLSTKNQENEDTQE
- a CDS encoding phytoene desaturase family protein, whose protein sequence is MKTDYLILGSGLSALVFGSLMAKSGHKVQILEAHEHPGGFGHTFTMAKKYKFNAQLHYVWDCGEGHTVNRVLKKLNLDQDVTFTRYDPNGFDHMRMPGYSLNIPSEPAELIRRLSELFPQNAEQIRKFVWEVQKTSQGIKKLSPPMIPAEIFAHFGEVSSAVMYLNSTLQDVFDKFKLPPAAQTLLALQWPDFLLPPNQVSFYAWVILFTGYQQGAFYPEQHFDHVINSLVKVIEDNGGEILLNQEVTDFQVINKTVTKVKAINRITHQSREFTGENIICNIDPQKAAQMIGVEKFSRKVRQKLNYEYSPSNFMAYCVVKDIDLRDYGFGKWNVFHTSHQDLNEAFYQMYEKNDFSQPSFAITTPSLMTEQPDSPEGCQIIEFLTVANYDYFKQLKDTDVKAYRQKKAEILDAILDVVEKHYIPNIRNHLDFKITGSPTTNERYCWCPKGNSYGSNLTPGNMGIGRLNYQTSLKNLYFCNASSGYPGFAPTFWTGASLYQKLSGDVILPKG
- a CDS encoding FAD-dependent oxidoreductase; translation: MKIAIIGGGASGMVTAYLLNKNGHEVTVLEKQPILGGHIRTLNKNVQPNQLNCDQTLECGVLEFPLVFHNFIKLMQELEVELEAVDIGSALFLQDGRRFLSALLIRKNCTGIQSLIELFKLNTLYAGAAKLWRKTHFIPKENLFNQPISQYLPNQCIRNDWLKLLAMYSYSMPFELIDNCPVELVIPTLRDYIFVKWVRIKGGVYSYIEKILARFQGNIWLNVKVSGISRQNNAVQINLSDGVTHLFDKVVLATPPDQVMQLLSDPTNAEIKRFSAWQKNQAKTVIHTDTSIYNRQGIKQPGEFDFFQTEQGWGYNAYLNQLCGITSPPEYNLAFNLDNLIAEDKILHIQSHHTPLYTVESFKYRNEIISNNGENNTYHAGAYLADGLHEGAIISAIRVAQLIRNS
- a CDS encoding AMP-dependent synthetase/ligase, with the protein product MNSPSFVSASSLTLEQQTDYSSVKTLPEIWSIAAQRFSNVVAVHDPHAKPDVSMTYIELWEQIQQFAAGLQSLGVSLRAKVGLFSENNLRWLIADQGIMVAGAVDAVRSSQASQDELIYILRNSEATALVVENQATLNKLVEQIHDLPIKLAIVLSDEEVETHPGLKVLNFSQIMEIGSNQTFSPVEQTRESLATLVYTSGTTGQPKATMLSHGNLLHQVSSLAVVVQLEAGDRVLSILPTWHIYERVIEYFAFSQGCTLIYTNLRHFKQDLKVQKPQYFVSVPRLLESIHDEVHKQFRQESAQKRRLINYMLAMSDRYIRARRIVHRLSLEQQNPSMWQRQRARTQTAILWPIHALADRLIYKKVREQIGAELKQTICGGGSLSPSLETFYEIIGIEVLVGYGLTETAAALTTRRPEHNLRGSAGIPIPGTEIWIVDPKTRKTLPQGEKGLVLARGPQIMQGYYHNPEATNKAINPKGWFNTEDLGFLTAQQDLVLTGREKDTIVLSNGENVEPEPIENACLRSDYIDQIVVVGQDRRSLGALIVPNWDNLEEWAENQGLQLNLDSQPVQNLFRQELDREVRNRPGYSSNDRIVPFRLISEPFSQENGMLTQTLKIKRHVVTERYSDLINEMFA